Below is a genomic region from Zea mays cultivar B73 chromosome 9, Zm-B73-REFERENCE-NAM-5.0, whole genome shotgun sequence.
GAAAGggacaaaaatgatcccgttttggtgcttgatgccaaagggggagaaattaaggccaaagcaaatggatcagctaccacttgtgaaatttgaaaacaatagagttagaacttttgatttgtccaaatactcttattgcaaaatttggtctcttgtgggaaagaattttgattatgggaaaagggggattttttggcacttgatcaatttttctcttggaatatctctcattttgcccaaacaagtgtgttggacctagagataggaaaaagaatttgatttgcaaaaataaaccaattggtggcaaagagtgatccaaatatgccaaattatagtaaaAAACAATTGGATCTTCAAATTGAATTGGTGTTGCAtgttttttgttgctttttgatgtgttggcataaatcaccaaaaagggggagattgaaagagaaatatgcccttgggcaatttctgtaagtattttggtgattagatgaccaacacatattctttaagtcctaatgtgccaaaggttgaaaagtgcaaatcaaggcatgaggtatgtttctagacttagtacattgtttttgaatactaatgtggttatctaagtgctagaaacagtgccgagAAGAAAAGAATCGAATTGCAAAAgatttggctgtgtgcagccaaagtccagctcggcctggcacaccggactgtccggtatgtccagtgtgccaggctggtctccggtgaaatggctgctctcgggaattgacgATGGTGTACGActgtaattcactggactgtccggtggtgcaccggactgtccggtgagtcatccgcggcgaacttgtcgctctcgggaaacgaaaaaggcgacatggctataattcaccggactgtccggtggtgcaccggattgtccggtggtgcaccagactgtccggtgagccaacggtcgccagctccAACGGtaggccgcgcaatcttcgcgcgacacgtggactgctccaacggtcggctggtgcagcggactgtccggttgcaccggacagtgtcctgtgagccaatcaacccagaggagcaatggtcggatatgccaaatttggaaagagatcgtgcaccggaccgtctacaggacctgtccggtgcgccactcgacagaaggcaggaattgccttccaagttggcctccaatggctcctagctgccttggggctataaaagggacccctagacgcatggaggagctacctaagcattcactaagcattctaagactcccacactccgtctccgcgcatttgatcgattgtgttagtgatttgagcttcgttcgagttgtgaactctttgtgctacgttttgagctcaagtcttgacttgtgtgcgtgtgtgctgcggatttgtgtgttgtATGTGTTTCTCTCCtagccttactcttgtgccttcattgtgatctttattgtaagggcgagaggctccaacttgtggagattccttgcaaacgggagagagactataaggaagaaagtcgtggtattcaagttgatcattggatcacttgaaaggggttgagtgcaaccctcatccattgggacgccacaacgtggaagtaggcaagtgttatttggccgaaccacgggataaaatcgcgtgtctcttgtgattgctttctctgtgattgttttgttcacaagaactcacctcaactacttagtcgcactaacacttctataactaagttttgtggctacttagtgtttaattgtacaggatcacctattcaccccccctctaggtgctctcacttaacCATTTTTGTAGGCCTCCCTTATGCATTGCTATTAGTGGCCTTTGCTTTTATTCCTCTCTAAGAGGGTGTGGTGCTCATATCTGAATGAGAAGACCCTTCATCATCACTTCATGTTATCTTTGGTTTTTTGGTCACCTTCGGTTTTCACTTTCCCTTTTTTGCCTCAATCATTCTAATGGCTTCTCGTTCGATAATACTGaccattattttttatttttctttcagcgTCAGCCTCTTGGGCTAAGTTGGGATAGTCTGGGTATTCATACCCTAGTGAATCCATTACTTTGTTTAACCTTCATTTCCCTTGGGTTCCAAAGGACGCTATCACCAAGCGATCTTCGTTGATTATGTAGTTCCCGGTGACCTTGTTGCACACCACCTTAATAGATTCTAGCCACTTGTGGCATGGGTGTTTGAACAAAGTTGTTGCTTGAAACGATAGAGCATGGTTTTTAAAATGAACAATTTCACCTCTTCGTCGCCTTTATTTGACTTCGGCATACCATAATCGGACCTTATAGGGAACACATGATTCATAAGAAATCATTGCACCAAGTCTTGTGTACCAAACCTGTCAAGCATGGTGTTAAATGCAATGATGGTCGTTTGAGCATCCCCACTCATGTTGCAGATGGGTCTCTTTAAGCTGAAGTTTACCTTCAATGGCTTTATCACTATGTCCATAAATTCCTCTCTCTTATTTTTGTTTACTTTAGCGTAAAACCATTCCTTAGCCCACTAGCCCGGCCATTTGGTTCGGTAGGCCTATACAAGGAATTTTGAATCTTTTCGTTAAGTGAagttgtagcacccaaagttgttatGCATCTTATCTAAGGGTATGACCTTCGTTTGGTAGTGCAATTCATGCACTCTGTAGAAGCACTCAGCATCAGCCCGAGCACCTTGGCTTTGTATAGCCCATATAAAACATCAAGCCTTACTATTGCATTCGGTGTTAGCTGGTGCATGTAGATCTTATACTTCTTCGACACTTCAGTAACCATCATATGCATCGGCAGACAAAGACCTACCCggaagaagcttttgaacaccaCAACTTCATCCTCCTTTGGCTCAGGAATAGTTTCCTCGTCGGCGTTCCAAGCCTTTTTAGAACCTTTATTTCACTAGGCTTTACGAGAGATCACCCCATGTTAATGTAACTAGACTTAGACAGTCAAAGGTCATACTCTTCTTCCACGAAAACATCATCTCTGACATCAGAGACATTCTCCTCTGACTATTCTCCTTCTATAGTTGCTTCATTACCCATCCTTTTCTTTGGCACAACTGTTGTCTTCTTGATAGCCTCTGAAATGGGAACTCCACTTGTGGACCCCTACAAGACATTGATGTCTAGAGCTTCCTCGTCTAATTGCAATGCCTATGACGATGTTGGTGTCACTTGCTTAGTAGTTGTCCTAATCCTCGCCATATGAAGGTTGTTGAAATCTCGAGTTTCCGAAGCTCACACAAAGCAAGGCACACAAATGAGCTTCAGATGTAGAGAATTTAATGTCAACAGGTTAATCATCAGTAAATATAGCGCGACCCAGATGGGGCCAATCGAGTTATATAGGTAAAGAGGAACAGAAGTTGAGGAGTCATGCCATTCTCGTTCTTTGGTCTTTAGACCACCGATGCAGGTTCTAGCCTCGTAGCTAGTTGTCCAAATATGTGTGTGTATGAACCCATTTTCAATAACGTGCTCGAGAAAGGTGTTTTTGGACTTTCGGCACGTACAAGGCCTTCGTCTGTTCCATGGTCTGAGAATTTTATCGAAAAACGAACAAATCTCATGAGAGGCTACTGTTGGAGGTAAGCCTttgctgaaggtcctcaaaaccaaCTAATCTTAACCACTTTGTGATTTGTTTCAAGAGCAACCAATTCATGTTTGCCGAAGGTCACTATTGCAGGTTAAAAGGGGAATGGAAGAAGCTTTGGTTTGAACGTGCAGAGAAAGCATGTTGCCGAGCTCAAAGCGAGTGGAAAGAAAACAAAGAAAGGACTTGCCGATGTGTGCGCCACTATTTCGAGAGAAAAGGATGATAATGCCCCGGTAGATTCCATGGTTGTTTGTATAGGGTTAGAGGTAATGGTTGAAGCTTCATACAAAGTTGTACGTCAGGCTATTCCTATAAATAGAAGAACAGTGCACATGCAAAGGAGCGAGCTGAGAGACACGGAGAGCTCGTGTAACTTTGAACTGCTTAGCATTCGAATGTATTCTTGTAATTGTTTGTTGCAATCAAGTGAAAGGCAAATGACGAAAACAAGCTTTTGGTGTATTGATGTAAAAAGTTCAGTCTCTTGTTCCATTACGAACTTGTAGTTATTTTAACTTTCTATTTTTAATCTATTCTGTCCTTATAAATAGATTAAAGGAGAGAAGATCATGTTACTGTAACTGTGTTGCCTTGTCTCGATTTCTTTCAGAAATTGTAACAGGTGACCAACGGTATATAAATATATTTCACATAAAATCATATTAGCTTATTTATCtctaaattatgattattagaaTAAATTTTAATTTAAAAGATTCAAACGGGGCTTAGAGATGCTCTAGGTACCCTCGATCAAGGATTACATTATTGTTTTCAATTTTCGAAAATCATTTTATTGACCAAAATTTGACTTTTGTGTTTAAATTCTAAACTGAAATCCAGTAAAAACCGACCCGGTTTTCGTTTCTCGGTGAGTACCGGTAACGGTAAATTTTACCGGTTACCGGTGCTTACCGACCGAAATTGTCTACTGTGTCATCGACCATCTCGTGGTCCGTGCCTAGTGGACAGAACGCAAGGCCAAGGCGTCGAGCATATATATGTTTCTGGATCAATCTGGGCTTTGTTGGAGCTAGGAATGACATCTGACTTATATGACAAATCCAATATTTTAGTATAAATGTACATAGAATTTGAAGCTAATTTTTGTTATGTCATTGAGAATATTATGATGTATAAGAATAAAAAAATTTATATATTTTTTGTGTtcattattttctccctacaacaaaaaaggtgaaaaaacatctgaatccgtattcggataggtatccgaattttatatcaattatttaaatAGATTTAAAACGAATTTGAGATTTATTTTTATGGATAATATAAATTTACATATTAAATTATATATGTTATTTGTTCGTAATCGAAGAAATAAGACAAAAAATTAACATCCAAATAAGTATCTAGATCCATTTCTAGTTGGTTTTAGGTCTAATGATGAAAAAATATATGGCCCTCAAGGCACATTCGTTCTAGCCTGGAAACACTGCTGGGTCAGGTGGAGCTACTTTCCTTTTAACGCGGTGGGAACATAAACGCGTATTTGAAGAGTCCGTGGGATGCCTAATCTCACACGGCTCGGGCGAGATTAGCAGTTGGTGGTAGAGATGTTAATGGCCCTGATCCCCGATTTCCCATAGGTGACTCCTATGAAATTGGGACAGAGAAGTTTCTTATCCCATAGGGATGTAAAATAAAGAAAATTCTTTCTCCGACGGGTAGACGAGAAAGCATTCTCTATCCTCGTTTTTTACGGTAAACCGTTAAACTTATATGTGTCGATGTTTTTTATACTagttaataataaaaataatTAATTATCTTATCAAGAGATCCTCTATTGTATAAATATGTCTattttgatatatatatatatatatatatatatatatatatatatatatatataatttcttAAATCTGTCCATGTATACAAGTGACAATGTCATATATTAGTAGTAAAGGATAAATAATATATATTATAATTATAATTTAAGTGTTGATCGGGTTCGATCCGACGGGATTTATCCGGACGGGAATGAGGGTGGAGAAGAAATATTGTGTTGTCCAGGCGGCCAGCGATGTGGCCAGCATTTGAGAATTTGAACTCAAGGGGTCGGAGGGAACAGTTATGCGTAGCAACAGTTGCACGTCATTTGAACTCAAGCACTGCCTAACGTTCGCCAAACTACGCGTGCGCCGTGCATCTATTTACGATTACAGAACAGCCGATCAGCAAGCAAACCAACAGCTTTGCATTTCCAGTCTCTGGGAACGTCGCGAAAACAGTTCCACGCTCTCCGGACAAGAACGCGCCCATGGATCGCAGCAACGCCGGTGCGGTGTCCGTCGAggtgcgcggcggcggcggcggctcgccGCCGGGCGCGGGAAGGAAGCGCCGCGCGGTGGCGAGGGGCGTGCAGAAGACGCTCTCCAAGACGTCCATGCTGGCCAACTTCCTCCCCACGGGCACGCTGCTAACCTTCGAGATGCTACTCCCGGCCGCCGCAGGCGACGGCACCTGCTCGGCGGTCAGCGCCGCGATGCTCAGGGCCCTGCTCGCGCTCTGCGCCGCCTCCTGCTTCCTCTTCCACTTCACCGACAGCTTCCGCGCCCCGGACGGGAAGGTGTACTACGGCTTCGTCACGCCGCGGGGCCTGTCGCTGTTCAGGACCGGGCTCGGCGTCGAGGTGCCCAGGGAGGAAAGGTACCGGCTCGCCTTCGTCGACGTCGTGCACGCTGTCATGTCCGTGCTGGTCTTTGCGGCCGTCACGCTCGCCGACTACCGGGTCTCCGGGTGCCTCGTCGCCGGCCACCGCAAGGAGATGGACGAGGTGATGGAGAGCTTCCCGCTCATGGTGGGCGCCGTGTGCAGCGGCCTCTTCCTCTTGTTCCCCAACACCCGCTACGGCATCGGTTGTTTGGCTCCGTAAAAAACAGCAGACTGGAACAGAGAGTACGGCAGTGTAACTTTCTTCCGTACCTGTGAATCTGGCTTGATCATTTTATGCTTCATGTTTTCTTAGCAACTGTAAAAACTTGGATGTGATGTGATCCTATCTTTAATCAGTACCGATTTGAAATTTCTTGAGAATGGATTATACAAGAGAATGAATGGTCACCAAAAATAGCTTTACATCAGATGCAAAATGCATTCCTTTCAAAAGAATGGTAGACTGGCTCAATCTATCCTAACGTAAGCTGCCGCCCATGTATCCTACATTCTGGCAAGATACTAGTATTTTACAAGCCACACAGTAAGCAAAGCAGCACTCTCCTACCTACCCAAAAAAAAAAGATGTGACCTGCATTCTGCCTACAATGCATATCCCCTAGTTTGACTAGAAACTCTTCAAACTGGGACGAAACAAACTTAAGATACCCAAAACTTCGCTTGCCATCCAGTTCTGCAAGATTCCTCTTAGGAGGGGCTGTATATGTCAAATGTCAAGAACGTTTTAGCGTGACGGTGTCTGTTCAAGCAACGGCCAACAGCAACCACCGTAAAATAAAGCATCATTTGCATTATCTCTGTTATTCTTTGCAACATGTTCCTCGTTTTGTTTTCTGAAACTTATCCCAGAGGCACATCATATCCCTTGGTTCTTGGTAGTGAGCAATCACATACCCATCCTCGCATCCTTCAACCAAGATCCTCCCATCATTCTCATACTTGACATCCAAGCCATCCTTCTTCATCTCATTGATCCATATTCCCATCGCGACATCCTCCAGCTTGAACATCTGTAAGAGAGATGATGATAATATCCTATTCAGTATAGAAAGAATTCATAATACCATGACCACAGAGGTTACAAACCAAGCAGGTCTACTAGGGTTGTGTCTATTTTTAAGATACTGAGGACCATACATCACAGTATTTCTTATATTTACTGCTATCCAAACTGAAGCAACTAAGCTTTTCCAATTACTCCATATAACAGCATGAAAATAAATTCCCACATTACCTTTAATTCCCCATTCTTGTGTTTCCTGTAAACTTCTTTAGCTATGTCCTGTGAAACAATATATCCTGGACCATGCGCCCATGGAGGATAATTCTCCTCAGGCCATTCCTAACTCAAGCAAAACATTAGTTACCACACTTGATCCACCGCACAAAATGACAAAACCGGAACTAAATTATTGAAAACAAGGCAGCAAAATATGCTTTAAAAAATATGTGTTAATAAGCAGAACCAAGCACTAGTTAGTTCTGAAACAGTATGCAGGTGCTTAACCAGCTTTATATGTTTTGCATACATTCATGCAGGAGCCCCTAACCTCCTAAATGTTACTTTTATACAAAACTTGAGCTGTCTAAGTGAGCACTTGTGCAACGTCTCAATCCACCATCTATAGAACATTAGAGAAAACACATGGCAGAGCAATGTTCTAGAGGAAGAGCCTTTTCATATGTAGAAATTATATTTTGCAGAATCTCTTGATATAAACAAATTGCACTTTTGGTCATCAAACTTGTACTGGGGTGGCATTTAGGTAGACAAACTCTTAAAATCTACATCTAGGTTCATAAACTTGTTCAAGTGTGCCACAAGAGGTCCAAACACCCTAATCAACCTGTAATCATGTATGTGATAATAACATTCTTGCAAGAAATCTGAGATATCCCTGTTCTCTACTACATGCTCATGGCCAAAGTCGCTACCATGTATTGTGAATATAAAATTACCATGTACCATTCTATATGCCACATAGACTAAGTTTGTGCTGATTAGAGTGATTTGGACTTTAAGTAGCACATTTTAGCAATTTTAAGAGACCCATATGTGCATTTTAAGAGTTTAGGAACAATACATGACACCACAGAGCATGTTTAAGGACAATTGGAGTATTTTACTCAAGTATATATAATTTTACACAAGTTACCTCAGGGGTTATGTACCACTTGCTATAGGGATCTCGGTGAGGCTGGGAATCAGAATTGACACGACCATACAACAGTGCATGACTGATATTGGTTCGGTCGAGGGAAGAAAGTATTTCATCTACTCGAACAAAAGCATCATCATCAGTTTTCATCACATACTTGGCTGACAGGACATTTGTCTGCAAAGAACACTTGCTTAGAAAATGCAAACATAATATCAAGTGTCATCcaagtaaaataaaaaataatgcaATAAATCATATATACCCCATAAATGCAGATCGCTATGGTCTTCCAAAGAATCAGGCTATAGTAATCCACAAATGGCATCAACTGGATGTCTCCATATGTTCGTGCTTCATTCCAGAGTTCCTCATTGACCACCTCGTTTTTGTGCTTTTAACAATGGAAGGTAGGGCCAGATGAGTAAAGGGTAGAAAAGTATAACATATACTCCCTCTGTTCCAGATTATAAATCATTCCAACTTTCTTGGAGAATCAAAGCATCTTAAGAGTGACTAAAATTATAAAGATTTATAAAAAAATTATGACGTCAAATAGGTGTACTATGAAAATATAATTAATGATAAATATTATAAAGATTTATAAAAAAAATTATGACGTCCAACTTATTTAGTatcataaatattattattagTTTATTATATAAATTTGGTCAAACTTGAGATGTTTTGACTCTCGAACAAAATTGGAATGACTTATAATTTGGAATGAACAGAGTAGAAAAGTGACTAGTAAACCATTTTCTTTAATGGCTGTTCAAACAATAGTATTGGCAAACAAAAAAATGGCGTGATAGGATGCAATTGCAAGCAATTATGTAGAGAAAGCAATCAACAGAGACATAAATACCCTCAATGGAGTGGTAGTTGCATGCATAATTTGTATCCGATTAACAACAATAGTTGCATGCATAATTTGTATCCGATTAACCCAATAGTGCACTTGACATATTGTTTAGAATCTATTAAGACGATCAATGTCTTCTAGTATGCTATTGTCCTTCTACATCATAATCTGTCTTGTGCATACTTCTAAGCATAGAACCATACTAAAAACTAAAAGCCACATCAACTATATTGTCAAATTACCATATAGCTGTCCACTTTCAAAGTTTTATTCTTACCAGGCCAACAAAGAATCTAACTGCAACTTTTCCTGAGCGCACAGCATCATACTGCATCCAAGTTCTGCGAACTGCCATTCGGCGCTTGAAATTATTTGCTGTAGAGAAGACCCCAATGAAAAGATCAACAGATTTATCCATGGCAACAGGTGGAGCCTTCAAAATTTCCAGATCAGTGACATGCTCGAAGTACTCTGTTGTTGGCAGGCCACTTGCTATCACAGATAGCAATTTAATGTCTCCTGCAATTCTTACTTCACCAACAAACCCTGGTTCCAAATCCTGGATATCAATATGAAGTGTAAATATAATAATCAAATAAAGCAGCACATAACATACTACATACTGTAATATCACTAAAATAGTGTATAACTAAAGAAAATAGTTTCATTTTAGCATGTATAAATGAAAAATACTTTAGCACATAGGGGAAAATATTTTTTCCTATAAATTGCTGTAGAATGCAAAGGCATGATGCGTTATTtatacttatgcaatacctctcgAAATGCAAACGAAGTGATATGTTTGCCATCTACAGTCATATGGATCCCATGTGCTCCGATACGAAGAATTGCTACAGCAAGATATCCCTGCCTGAATGGAAAATACTTTCTAGATTCtgctttcttcttccttgcaGGTGGCATGGTCAAAACATGTGAATGTAACTTAGAGGGAAGGATTTCTTTCTGGTCCTCACCTACGATGCTACTACACTTTTCTAGATCATCCACTGTGAAACAAGAGAAAGCAAATAACTGATGTCAACCCTATGAAGACGATTGTCACCAAAAATATATTATTTGGTTTAACAACATATATAAGAAATAAAAGCAAAAAAAAATGCACATTTAGATCAATCAACACATTTCGGCTCCATTATCTTAGCAATGTGCATACTGCATAGTTATGGAGATATATTTCAGCAACATCAATGTAAGAGTATTTCATTACATTTTGTATGTGCATCGCAAGCTTCAATACTTTAACAAGTGGATAAAGTAGCCAAATTACAGAAATAATTACTCATAATTTCATGGATCTTGCATGGGCAGCATGGCCTACATAAGATATGGACCACTGAAAGAAAAGTACCTTTTGCACTGTCCTTAGCATCTGAATCAGGAGATGGGCAACGGTTTTCAGAACCCCAATCATCAGCTATCGTCCATGTATTTTGGACTATTACAGGATCTTCTGTGAGTTTATCACCAAGAAGGCGGACATTATAATGAAGGACAATTGGAGGGTCTGGTTCACCAGGAACTGCAGCTCCAGTTAACTCTATCTTAAAATTAGCCAGAAGACCACCAGGAGTACCAATAATAGTTATTGAAGAGCCCTGAATCAATCCACATGGAAGTTTTAAAGCAAACCTATCCCCTAATCTTGTGGCATTCATCCGTCGGACAGAATAAGGGCATTGCTTTCCTTTGTCCTTCTGCTGAATGCTGCCATTAACAGAAACAACTGAATCATCATATGCAAGGGCTGTATTGAGTTCCCTCCATGCAACTCCAGCTTCCTTGATTGCCTCTACTCCATCTGGTAGGATATGGGCATGCGTTAAAAGGTGTTTCAAATGATTCCAAGAATGTAAAGATTGAAGTTCTGTATCAGAGAGATTTCTGGTAATGGAAAGGTTGGATGCCAAGAGTCTGGTTGATATTACTTCAGAAGAAATCTGTGGATTCTGGATTGCAGGTGGGTTTGGAACATCCAACCAATGTAATTCTGCCGTCCTGTTTTGCTGGAAAACATACTGAAGCGATTTTTCTGCAAGTAGCCTATCCAATATCACATATCTTAACATCAAGATGATGAACAAAGATACAATGACAAAGCCTCCATGCCATTTCTTCATCACTCAACCTTGTGACAAGTTGGTCCGGAGTTTGCATTCACTATATCGTCAATCTAAAGCATGACATAAATTCAGAACAATATTTCAGAACCAAACCATCCAATCAGAAAAGCTGAACAAATTCCTGCTGAACTGTGACCCTGATGTGGTGTATTGAGCAACTTCCTCAACGTAACCAAACATTCCCAGGTGTGTTAACAAAGCCTTATAACCACAAGGAAGCCTGGCAGGTTGGAGTGTCCTACCAACCAGAAGAAAACAGCAGACATTAATCAactttatcctgtaaaaagaaaaaGGTGGCTGCTCATTAATGTTCTCTTACACAGTACGTTTGAGATGTTGGTTGCATAAGAGCATTAATTCGGATATAAAAGGCAAAAGGTTAGGCTCCAGTCACATATTCCTATATGCATACTCGCTTTTGTGCATACTCCCTCTATCCCAGAATAAATAGATTACACTACACCTCTGAAATGTTCGTTGGATTATATCATTAATTCCGATATACAAGGCAAAAGGTTAGGCTCCAATCACATACTCCTATATGCATACTTGCTTTTGTGTATACTCCATCCATCCCAGACTACTAGAGTTGTCTTAAGTCAAAGTTTTTATACTTGGCTAGAATTTCTAGAAAAAACCATCAAAATTTATAACATCAAATTAATATCATTAGATAGAACATATTTTCATAATAAGCGCATTGATCACAGGGATTGAATTACTTggggacggagggagtatcagAATCTGTAACTGATGGCAAACTCTCAAACCCCGCGGCTAGGGACTCCGCACTAAGCAATCATGCACTTCAATTTGAGTAAGAACTAAGAACAAATGTTACTAATGTTGGGAATAGTTCCACATTATGAGTTATGGATGGGCAAATATAGTTATATGGTTGAGGGTGTAACCCCTTAATGGACTAGCTTTTGGGGTGTTGCCAACAGACCTAAAACTCGTTGTTGTGCGTTCGGGTGTGTGTTGCGGCCCAGCAGCCAGGGTGTGTATGCGGGTGTGCCACGTGTGCAGGCGATCCAACATGTGTGTCGTGTGTCGGCGGTTTGATTTCAACAATTGGTATCGAAGCTCAGGTCGGCCTAGTGTATTTTTAAACAAATCTTGGATCACAATGCATGAGAAGAAGATTGTTAAAAATAGTCACACATTGCCAGTGGACAAGCATGGTTTATATTTATATGGTTGAGGATGCAACCATCTAATGGACTACCTTTTTAGATCAGTGCTAGCCCTAAAACCCGATGTTGTGCATTCGGTCGTGTGTGTCGTGGTCGACCGTGGTGTGTGTTTCCAACAACTACCTCTCGTCAGCAGGACTACAGCATTACCTCAGCATGTCAATCCATTACATGCTGAATCCAATTCTCGCTTTAAATGGGGAAGAGTCAAGGTTGACTATGAAACATCAAGAAATAACAGATACAACTGTTTGGGGAAAAACCAGTAGTAGTATCAAAACTATCACAAAATCATAAGGCGGGATCGCAGCTGCTAATAACCGAGTTCCATTTACAATAtatttgtaagagagagaaaaacGAGCACCATAGTGTTTACTTCGAACAAAAAGGTCACAAAATAGACAGCGCGAATCTAGCGTCATCGCACAAACCGCGCCGACAGTTTTCTTTTTGAATgcatttttaaaaaaaaaaataaCGAAAGAGCATCACTCAGAAACTTAGAAATGCGCAGATCACCAAAGCCCCAACGAAATCTGGCGCACGCCGACACGCGAAATCACGAACGAAGCAGGCGGCAAAGCACACGAGCACGCGAACACCCCAGATTTCGCAGGAAGTCTCGCCACATGACCGC
It encodes:
- the LOC100277972 gene encoding Protein DMP8, with the protein product MDRSNAGAVSVEVRGGGGGSPPGAGRKRRAVARGVQKTLSKTSMLANFLPTGTLLTFEMLLPAAAGDGTCSAVSAAMLRALLALCAASCFLFHFTDSFRAPDGKVYYGFVTPRGLSLFRTGLGVEVPREERYRLAFVDVVHAVMSVLVFAAVTLADYRVSGCLVAGHRKEMDEVMESFPLMVGAVCSGLFLLFPNTRYGIGCLAP
- the LOC103637831 gene encoding beta-1,3-galactosyltransferase GALT1, translating into MKKWHGGFVIVSLFIILMLRYVILDRLLAEKSLQYVFQQNRTAELHWLDVPNPPAIQNPQISSEVISTRLLASNLSITRNLSDTELQSLHSWNHLKHLLTHAHILPDGVEAIKEAGVAWRELNTALAYDDSVVSVNGSIQQKDKGKQCPYSVRRMNATRLGDRFALKLPCGLIQGSSITIIGTPGGLLANFKIELTGAAVPGEPDPPIVLHYNVRLLGDKLTEDPVIVQNTWTIADDWGSENRCPSPDSDAKDSAKVDDLEKCSSIVGEDQKEILPSKLHSHVLTMPPARKKKAESRKYFPFRQGYLAVAILRIGAHGIHMTVDGKHITSFAFREDLEPGFVGEVRIAGDIKLLSVIASGLPTTEYFEHVTDLEILKAPPVAMDKSVDLFIGVFSTANNFKRRMAVRRTWMQYDAVRSGKVAVRFFVGLHKNEVVNEELWNEARTYGDIQLMPFVDYYSLILWKTIAICIYGTNVLSAKYVMKTDDDAFVRVDEILSSLDRTNISHALLYGRVNSDSQPHRDPYSKWYITPEEWPEENYPPWAHGPGYIVSQDIAKEVYRKHKNGELKMFKLEDVAMGIWINEMKKDGLDVKYENDGRILVEGCEDGYVIAHYQEPRDMMCLWDKFQKTKRGTCCKE